The following proteins are co-located in the Deinococcus metallilatus genome:
- a CDS encoding sulfurtransferase codes for MEYAKDVLVSTDWVAQNLNTPGIRLIEVDEDILLYDTGHIPGAVKIDWQQDFWDPVMREFISADELSALLGRLGLTPDDTIVLYGDKSNWWAAYAYWFLSYNGVQNLKLMNGGRQKWVAEGRELTTDVPSYEPTQYPPLHRDESLRAYRDEVKAHIEAVRAGQGAMVDVRSPDEFSGKVTHMPNYPQEGVLRGGHIPGARNIPWARATNEDGTFKSADELRDLYAGEGVTPDKDVIAYCRIAERSSHSWFVLRELLGYPKVRNYDGSWTEWGNAVGMPIEKTYQEA; via the coding sequence ATGGAATACGCGAAAGACGTGCTGGTCAGCACCGACTGGGTGGCCCAGAACCTGAACACCCCCGGTATCCGCCTGATCGAGGTGGACGAGGACATCCTGCTCTACGACACCGGCCACATCCCCGGCGCGGTCAAGATCGACTGGCAGCAGGACTTCTGGGACCCGGTGATGCGCGAATTCATCAGCGCGGACGAACTCTCGGCACTGCTGGGGCGCCTGGGCCTTACGCCGGACGACACCATCGTCCTGTACGGCGACAAGAGCAACTGGTGGGCCGCCTACGCCTACTGGTTCCTCAGCTACAACGGGGTGCAGAACCTCAAGCTGATGAACGGGGGCCGCCAGAAGTGGGTCGCGGAAGGCCGCGAACTCACCACCGACGTGCCCAGTTACGAACCCACCCAGTACCCGCCCCTGCACCGCGACGAGAGCCTGCGCGCCTACCGCGACGAGGTGAAGGCGCACATTGAGGCCGTCCGCGCGGGTCAGGGCGCGATGGTGGATGTCCGCAGCCCCGACGAGTTCTCCGGCAAGGTCACCCACATGCCCAACTACCCGCAGGAAGGCGTGCTCCGCGGCGGCCATATCCCCGGCGCCCGCAACATCCCCTGGGCACGCGCCACCAACGAGGACGGCACCTTCAAGAGCGCCGACGAACTGCGCGACCTGTACGCGGGCGAGGGCGTGACCCCCGACAAGGACGTGATCGCCTACTGCCGCATCGCCGAACGCAGCAGCCATAGCTGGTTCGTGCTGCGCGAGCTGCTGGGGTACCCGAAGGTCCGCAACTACGACGGCTCGTGGACCGAATGGGGCAACGCGGTGGGGATGCCGATTGAGAAGACGTACCAGGAAGCCTGA
- a CDS encoding MmcQ/YjbR family DNA-binding protein, whose product MHSIAEVRVACAALPGSSETFPFDAATLVFKVGGKMYALTNITGDPVTLSLKVRPERGEELRGAYPAIMPGYHLNKRHWVTVTLDGSVPDTLLHELLVDSHALVVRGLTRTQRAELGQA is encoded by the coding sequence ATGCATTCCATCGCTGAGGTGCGCGTGGCCTGTGCGGCCCTGCCGGGGTCGTCTGAAACCTTTCCCTTTGACGCTGCGACGCTCGTCTTCAAGGTCGGGGGGAAGATGTACGCCCTCACGAACATCACCGGCGACCCCGTGACGCTGAGCCTGAAGGTGCGCCCGGAGCGCGGCGAGGAACTGCGCGGCGCGTACCCCGCCATCATGCCCGGCTATCACCTCAACAAGCGCCACTGGGTAACGGTCACGCTGGACGGCTCGGTACCGGACACTCTGCTGCATGAGCTGCTGGTGGACAGCCATGCGCTGGTGGTCCGTGGCCTGACGCGGACGCAGCGGGCAGAACTGGGGCAGGCGTGA
- a CDS encoding MFS transporter — protein MSASSSLTPVATNTDPAHSARRSVAAWAITAACLIAFMGIGVVDPILPEIGHQLGATPTQVELLFTTYLGVMAVMTLFAGNIGTRLGRRRVALIGLGLIALFALACGLSGSIPALAVFRGGWGLGSALFTPTALVLLLALIGHAEKAIMRYEAAIGLGMSMGPLLGGVLGSHGWRFPFLGAAALMLLALAAVAAFVRVPESQDPPRPVGDVFRAYRHPAFLAVGVTGLLYYFGFFLLLGYTPLFLHLSTLGLGLTFFGWGVLLGLGSTVLVERLLRHLRASRIVTLALAGLTLLFVLLGFAPLAAGVKVALVVLSGVLFGLMNALLTTLSVEVGHLPRPTATSAYNFLRWLGAAAAPVASGFVAEHLGAPVPYAFGAVAVAVAVLIMAFAARSIDAARASDPHVH, from the coding sequence ATGTCTGCCTCTTCCTCTCTCACGCCTGTTGCCACGAATACGGACCCGGCACATTCCGCGCGCCGGAGTGTCGCCGCCTGGGCGATCACGGCGGCCTGCCTGATCGCCTTTATGGGGATCGGTGTGGTGGACCCTATCCTGCCGGAGATCGGTCACCAGTTGGGCGCCACGCCGACGCAGGTCGAACTGCTCTTTACCACCTACCTGGGCGTGATGGCCGTGATGACGCTGTTCGCCGGGAACATCGGGACGCGCCTGGGCCGCCGCCGCGTGGCGCTGATCGGCCTGGGGTTGATCGCCCTGTTTGCCCTCGCCTGCGGCCTCAGCGGCAGCATTCCCGCGCTGGCGGTGTTCCGGGGCGGCTGGGGGCTGGGGAGCGCCCTCTTCACGCCGACCGCCCTGGTGCTGCTGCTGGCGCTGATCGGTCACGCCGAGAAAGCCATCATGCGCTACGAGGCGGCCATCGGCCTGGGCATGAGCATGGGGCCGCTGCTGGGCGGCGTGCTGGGCAGCCACGGCTGGCGCTTTCCCTTCCTGGGCGCCGCCGCGCTGATGCTGCTGGCGCTGGCTGCCGTCGCTGCCTTCGTGCGCGTGCCGGAAAGCCAGGACCCGCCGCGCCCGGTCGGGGACGTGTTCCGCGCGTACCGCCACCCGGCCTTTCTCGCGGTGGGCGTCACCGGCCTGCTGTACTACTTCGGGTTCTTCCTGCTGCTGGGGTACACGCCGCTGTTTCTGCACCTGAGCACCCTGGGGCTGGGCCTGACCTTCTTCGGCTGGGGCGTGCTGCTGGGTCTGGGGAGCACCGTGCTGGTCGAACGGCTGTTGCGCCACCTGCGGGCCAGCCGGATCGTGACGCTGGCGCTGGCGGGCCTGACCCTGCTGTTCGTGCTGCTGGGCTTCGCGCCGCTGGCGGCAGGTGTGAAGGTCGCGCTGGTGGTCCTGAGCGGTGTCCTCTTCGGCCTGATGAACGCCCTGCTGACCACCCTGAGTGTCGAGGTCGGTCACCTGCCCCGGCCCACCGCCACCAGCGCCTACAACTTCCTGCGCTGGCTGGGGGCCGCCGCCGCGCCCGTGGCGAGCGGGTTCGTGGCCGAACACCTGGGCGCTCCCGTTCCCTACGCCTTCGGAGCCGTCGCGGTGGCGGTGGCCGTGCTGATCATGGCCTTCGCGGCCCGGTCCATCGATGCGGCGCGGGCCAGTGACCCGCACGTCCATTAA
- a CDS encoding MerR family transcriptional regulator has translation MTGPAVPDATPRYRVGEVAARLGLTLRTLKYYEELGLVTPQRSGSRYRLYSEADVERLERVRRMRALGLSLETIRATFTQPQERDPEGRQVLTPEALRALEADLSGQLEVLTQRITAAERELRDARALRRDLERDLTYVRRRLSGARVGDLLREADPPR, from the coding sequence ATGACCGGCCCAGCCGTCCCCGACGCTACCCCCCGCTACCGGGTGGGCGAGGTCGCCGCGCGGCTGGGCCTCACGCTGCGGACGCTGAAGTATTACGAGGAACTGGGCCTGGTCACGCCCCAGCGCAGCGGCAGCCGCTATCGCCTGTACTCCGAGGCCGACGTGGAGCGGTTGGAGCGTGTGCGGCGGATGCGGGCGCTGGGCCTCAGCCTGGAGACGATCCGCGCCACCTTCACGCAGCCCCAGGAACGCGACCCGGAAGGGCGGCAGGTGCTGACGCCGGAAGCCCTGCGAGCCCTCGAAGCCGACCTGAGCGGGCAACTGGAGGTGTTGACCCAACGGATCACGGCCGCCGAACGCGAACTGCGTGACGCCCGCGCCCTGCGCCGCGACCTGGAACGCGACCTGACCTACGTGCGGCGGCGGCTCTCCGGCGCCCGGGTCGGGGACCTGCTGCGCGAGGCGGACCCACCCAGGTGA
- a CDS encoding putative quinol monooxygenase — MIAVTSDAHLNPDRLDEARTILLDLQAHALIEGGCLSYVFAAALEDPAHIRGFEEWADDASLEAHLSAPALAATLERLGPLLTRPPVVTRYAVSEHGPIEL, encoded by the coding sequence ATGATCGCCGTGACCAGTGACGCGCACCTGAATCCTGACCGTCTGGACGAGGCCCGCACCATCCTGCTGGACCTCCAGGCGCACGCCCTCATCGAGGGCGGCTGCCTGAGCTACGTGTTCGCCGCCGCGCTGGAGGACCCCGCGCACATCCGGGGCTTCGAGGAGTGGGCCGACGATGCCAGCCTGGAGGCGCACCTGAGCGCCCCCGCCCTCGCCGCCACGCTCGAACGCCTCGGCCCGCTGCTGACCCGGCCTCCCGTCGTGACCCGCTACGCGGTCAGCGAACACGGCCCCATCGAACTGTGA